The window TGCCGTTAACAAGAACGTCGTTTGGCCATTTGACTTCTGTCATTAAACCAAACATTGTCTTGATTGTTTTTGCGACAGCTGATGACGTTATGAAAGTTAGCTTCAAAGCTTCTATAGGAGTTATTCGTGGTCGCAATATTATTGAAAGCCAAACTCCTCCTTTTGGCGAAATCCACCGTCTTCCCAGTCTGCCTTTTCCACGTGTTTGTGCTTCGGCGAGAACAACTATTCTTTCTTCACTAGTTTTTTTTGCGATTTCTTTAGCTGTGTCGTTTGTGGAATATACATTGTTGTAGTGGTATATTTTGTAACCTAAGGCTGTGGTTTGAATTTTGTATGGCTTTTCGGAGTTTTGTTTAGACATTTTTGAAGCTAGTGTTCACACAGCTCTATTAAGATGTTTCCAGTGTTTTTCGGATGCAAAAACGCTATCTTTCCGCCTTCAATGCCCGTTCTAGGCTTCTCGTCAATTAACACTACTCCTTTGTCTCTTAGTTGTTCAAGCATTTTTTCTATGTTGTCAACTTTAAACGCTACATGGTGTATTCCTTGACCTCGCTTTTCCAAGAATTTTGACACTGGGCTTTCTTTGTTCAAGGGTTCTATCAACTCAATGCTTGTTTCTCCAACAGCCAAAAAAGCCGCCTTAATCTTGTGCTGCTTAGCCTCTTTCAGTTTCTCCAGTTTCAATCCTAAGAGCTGCTCGTAGATGGGTAGAACATCGTTTATTTTGTTTACGGCTATCCCAATATGGTCCAGTCCAACAATCACGTTCTTCACCTTTGCAGAAATTTATGGAACCTAGAATATAAACAAGCCGAGAAAGGGCAGAAACGTAACTGTTCTCATTCGAAGCCTATTGGGAGCCAAATAAAACCTAGAAGGATCTAGCGTCACGCACACATATCGTATCTCCCTTAAACAAACAACCAAAAAGCTTTCTTATTAGATACCTTTTACAAAATATTCCTAAGGGCCGGTCGTCTAGTTTGGTTAGGACATCTGCCTGACACGCAGAAGGTCGCTGGTTCAAGTCCGGCTCGGCCCACCACTGTTCTGTTTTTGGCTGCTGCTTAAGTTATATTAAACGTGTTTTGGAATTAGGTTCTCTCAATCATTTCTCGATGCATGTGATTTTCAATCCGTCTAAGCAATCGACTAATTTGCCTGTTTCTTTCCTTTGACCTTTGACTCTAAATTTTGTACGCAAATCTTTCACAAGTAGAGTCTCAATCACCTCAGCGCCTGTTTCCCCGAACATTTCTTTAATAGCCTCGGAGAAAGTTTGGGGTTTTTCAAGGATGTCTTCAAGTTTCAGCAGATGCCTTTTCTCCAGATGATAGTAAACTGCCTGTGCTGTATTTTTTCCAAAAATATTTTTTATGCTTTCATCCAAGGCGAATAGCAACGTTTTGTGAAACTTGTCTTTTTTGATTCCCAAACCTTCACCAACCAAGGAAAACTGCATGCGTGAAATTCTAAGTTAGCATTGGAAGTAATATTTAACTTTTCGTCATCATTATCTATAGTTCTAAACGAAAGATGAAGAAAGGAGGTGAGCATTCTTGAAATGGAAGATTCTGTTTTGCGCCTTCCTCCTCATTGCAACCGCAGCCGTCATAACAGCAGCCGCATCACCCATCTTAACAGTCTGTTCAAACTTAGACACTGCAAATATATTTGATTTTGACAGTCTATTGCTAGACGGCGGTTTTACTCCAACAGGTGGAGGAGACCCAGTTCCTGGCGGTGGAATTCCAAAGTAACCTTAAAAAGCATCTGTTGAGTGGTAATATAGACTGGTGCGTTAGAAATGCGAAGAAGGCTGGATTTCTTTGATTTGAGGATACTTGAAGGATTAGGAACTTATGGACCGCGAAATATACTGTCAGTTGCAAGAAAACTTGGCTTGCCTGAGGCAACTTTGCGCAGAAGGCTAAAACAGATGCTTTCCCAAGTTTTTTTACAATCCAATGTCTATCACACTAATATAGGTCTTAAAAAAGTAATTGTCTTCGCAAAAGCCATTCAAGGTTATGAAAATCTGCTCTACAAGTGCTTGGATGCCCATGATTATGTAATCTACATCTCTCGAAGCTACGGTTCATTTGAAGGGTGTTTTGCAATTTTTGCCGTTCCGGTAGAGCGCTGCCCTGATTTTGAACGGTTTCTGGAGTACTTGGAAAACGAAGGAGTTGCGGAACGTATTCGGCATCATTGGTCAACTTGCTTTCAAACTGTGAACCTAAAATGTGATTGGTATGATGAGGATTCAGAAAGTTGGGATTTCTTCTGGAAAGAATGGATTCAAGAAGCCCTTATTGAAGGAACAGAATTACCATTTACTCTGAAAGACCCGCCGGAGTACCCATTGAAGGGAGATAAATTGGACATCTTCATTTTGAAAGAACTCGAGTTGGACGCTACAATAAGTCTAAAAGCGATAGCCACGAAGTTGAAGACTAGTGTGCCTCTGATCAAATATCACTACGACAAACATATTATCAATCGACGTTTGCTTGAAGGTTTTCAAATCATTTATTATCCTTTCGACAAATCAAGGTCTAATGGGTTCTTTTTCATGTTCATGTTTGACAACTTAGAAAATATGTCAAAATTCGCGCGTTCGCTGCTAGACAAGCCGTTTGCTCGTTCTTTGGGTAAAATCTTCGGAGAGCCATCGCTTTTTGCCCACATTTATCTGCCCTTAGCGGAATTTAGAAACTTTGTAGACAGCTTAGGTGAATTAATTAGGAGAAGTTTCTTGCAAGGATATGAGTATGTAATTCAGGACATGGAAATCACCCAACGTTATACGATACCTTACAAATCTTTCAAAAATGAATCGTGGCTGTATGAG is drawn from Candidatus Bathyarchaeota archaeon and contains these coding sequences:
- the mce gene encoding methylmalonyl-CoA epimerase; amino-acid sequence: MIVGLDHIGIAVNKINDVLPIYEQLLGLKLEKLKEAKQHKIKAAFLAVGETSIELIEPLNKESPVSKFLEKRGQGIHHVAFKVDNIEKMLEQLRDKGVVLIDEKPRTGIEGGKIAFLHPKNTGNILIELCEH
- a CDS encoding DUF3227 domain-containing protein; the encoded protein is MGIKKDKFHKTLLFALDESIKNIFGKNTAQAVYYHLEKRHLLKLEDILEKPQTFSEAIKEMFGETGAEVIETLLVKDLRTKFRVKGQRKETGKLVDCLDGLKITCIEK
- a CDS encoding AsnC family protein, giving the protein MRRRLDFFDLRILEGLGTYGPRNILSVARKLGLPEATLRRRLKQMLSQVFLQSNVYHTNIGLKKVIVFAKAIQGYENLLYKCLDAHDYVIYISRSYGSFEGCFAIFAVPVERCPDFERFLEYLENEGVAERIRHHWSTCFQTVNLKCDWYDEDSESWDFFWKEWIQEALIEGTELPFTLKDPPEYPLKGDKLDIFILKELELDATISLKAIATKLKTSVPLIKYHYDKHIINRRLLEGFQIIYYPFDKSRSNGFFFMFMFDNLENMSKFARSLLDKPFARSLGKIFGEPSLFAHIYLPLAEFRNFVDSLGELIRRSFLQGYEYVIQDMEITQRYTIPYKSFKNESWLYEQEKYLQKIDALIYAEKPSLAKMKKRQIPYLRKN